The following nucleotide sequence is from Streptomyces leeuwenhoekii.
GGCGTCCGGCGGCACCTCGTGCGGCGGGAGAAAAGGGGGGCGGGGCCCGCGCCGTCGGGGGAGCGGGCCGCGTGCGCTCACCGGGCCGCCGGCCCGCACCCGCCCCACCCGGCGAGGACCCGCTAGCGGGTGATCCGGAGCAGGTAGTGCGACACCGGATCGTCGCCCTCCACGATCACGGTCGCGGCCAGCTCCACCAGCTTCGTGCCGGTCTCCCCCGCTAGGCGCCGCAGCAGGTCCATGTCACCGCGGCTGCTGAAGTGCAGCAGCGCCCGGCCCCCGGGGGCGGTCCGGTCGAGCACCTCCGCCAGGAACCGGCGGTGGGTAGCGTATCCCGGGTCCACATAGGCGCGCTCGTGGTCGTGGCGGTAGCGGTACCCGGCCGGGGCGAGGACGTAGTTGGAGCTCCAGAACACCGTGTCGAACCGCTCGCCGGCCGGCAGCGCGGAGAACAGGTCACTGTGCACGGCGCGCACCCGGTCGGCCACGCCGTGGCGGGCGATGTTCAGCTCCGCGTTCCGCACCGCCGCGGTGTTGATGTCGGCGGCGACCACCCGCTCGTGTCCGTGGAGCGCGGCGCAGACGGCGATCAGCCCCGTGCCGCAGCCGACCTCCAGGAAACTGCCGCGCGCGGTCCCGGTCGGCGCCGCGTCGGCCGTCAGGCCGAGAAACTCCAGCCCGAGCCGGGTGGAGGGCGAGTGGACGGGGGCGAACACCCCGTCCAGCAGGTCCCACGCGCGCCCCTCCATGGTGAAGACCCGGGGGCGGTCCGCGCGGGTGCGGGACTCCGCGCTCCTGGCGAGGGAGCGCTCGTAGCTGCGTACCTGGTCGGTCTTTTCTGCCTGCTGTACCTGCTGCACAAGAACCTCGGCTGGAGAGAGCGGACGGAGGGACGGAACTGGGGCACCGCGGCGCCGAGGCATCACCCTGGAGGAGGTGCCGATCCCGAGTCGAGGCGGTCCGGCCACCTCTTCGGGCGCTGTGACGGTGGCCCGATCACACCGTGCGGACTTCTTCCCCTTTTCGCGTTCCGCCAGTTGGGACGCGGTGTTCCAGCCACAGCCCCGGCCTCTAACATCAGCCGTCGGACGTGATGGTCAGCCCAGGGAGGAGTGGGTGGGGGACCGTGAGTGAGGAACGGATACGGGAACTGTTCGACGGCGCTCTCGGGTACCTGCGGCTGCTGGCCGCCGAAGCGCACCCCTCCCGGTTCGACGAGCCGGTGGACGCCGCCCGCCGGTCGGGGGCCGACGACCGGACGCTGGCCGAGCTCGAGCAGGTCCGCCGGCTCGCCCTGGAAGTCCAGGCCAACTACGACCGGCGGCAGGAGCGGGACATGCGTCACGCCGCGCTGCTGGACGTGGCACGCGAGTTAATCCATCCGCACGACTTCGGCGAACTCCTCCGGCTGACCTGCCGCCGCGCCCGCACGCTGTGCAGTCTCGACATGGCCTACATCAGCCTGTACGACCCGGCCACCGGCGCCAGCACCGTGCAGGCCGTGGACGGCCACTGCTCCGCCCTCACACCCGGCTTCACCGTGCCGCCCAACGGGGGGCTCGGCAACGCCGCCGCCTCGACCGGCGCCCCCAACTGGACCTCGGACTACCTGAAGGACACCACCTTCAAGCACTCCCCGCAGATCGACAGCACCGTACGGGCGGAAGGGCTGCGGGCACTGATCGCCGTCCCCCTGCACAGCAACGGCACCCAGCTCGGCGCGCTCTACGCGGGTCATCGCGCCGTGCGCCACTTCACGCCCGACGAGGTGGCCCAGATGGGCATGCTCGGGGAGATGGCGGCGGCCGCGCTGGAGGCCATGAAGTGGGTGGAGGGCGTCAAGGCCCGCGCCCAGGACGCCGCGCGGGACGCCCGCGCCGTGGAGCGGGAGCTGCGGGCCGTCCAGCGTCTGGCCCGCGCGCACGCGGCGCTGCTCGACCAGGTGGCCGACGGCGCGGGACCGCGGCACCTGCTCACCGCGGTCGCCGAGCTGCTCGACGGGTGGGTGCTGCTGGAGGACGCCGACGGGAACACCTGGGGCAGCGCCGGCCGCCCGCCGCAGATGCCCGCGGACCCGGCCGCGCTGCGCGCGGTGTCGCTGGAGGCGCACGCCGACCGGTGGGTGGTCGCGTGCGGGGCGGACCACTGGGTGGCTCCGGTCTTCGCCGACCGCACCCAGCTCGGGCAGCTCGTGCTGCACCGCGCCACCCCCCTGGACGAGGAGGGGAGCCGGCTGATGTACGCCTGCGCCCGCGTCCTCGCCCTGGTGATGCGGCGCAGGGTCGGCCCGCACGACCCGGCGGCCCGCGAGGAGCTGCTGGAAGCCCTCCTCACTCCCGGCCCCGGGTCGGCGAACCGGGCGCGCGGCCAGGCGCGCACCCTCGGACTCGACCTGAGCGAGCCGCACGTGGTGCTCGCGGCCCGGCCCGCGGACGGGCTGACCGACCGGGTACGGGCCTGGGCCCGGGCGTACGCGCAGGACCGGCAGGGCCTTCACGTGTGCCATGACGACCATGTGGTCCTGCTGCTGCCCGGCGACGACGCGGTGGCGGCGGGACACGCGACCACCGCCCGGGCGGCGACCGCGGGCTGCCCGGTGACGGTGGGCGCCGACGGACCGGTCACCGACCCGGAGGCGGTGGCCCCGGCGTACCGGCGGGCCACGCGGGCCCTGGACGCGCTCGCCACCCTCGGCGCCTCGAGCTGCGTGGCGTCCGCCGAGGACCTCGGCTCGCTGACCATGCTGCTCACCGACGAACGGGACGTCGACGGCTTCGTCCGGCACACCATCGGGCCGGTGCTGGACTTCGACGCCCAGCGCTCGGCCGACCTCGTCGTCACCCTGGACTCCTACTTCCTCTCGGGCGGCAGCCCCACCCGCGCCGCCGAGCAGTTGTTCATCCACCCCAACACCGTCTCCCGGCGGCTGGAGCGGGTGACCGATCTGCTCGGCACGGGCTGGCAGGAGCCGGCCCGGAGCCTGGAGATCCAGCTCGCGCTGCGGCTGCACCGGATCCGCCAGTCCCTCCAGAGCGCGCACCCGCCGGTGTCCTCGGGCACCTCGGACGCGGCCTGACCGGCGGGGGAGCCTCTCGTGCGCCGTCGGCCGGTCCCCTCCCGGGACGGTGCGGCCCCCGCCGCCGCACCCTCAGGCGGCCATCAGACGGTCCCCGCCGCACGCGGGGGCCGG
It contains:
- a CDS encoding methyltransferase domain-containing protein, whose product is MQQVQQAEKTDQVRSYERSLARSAESRTRADRPRVFTMEGRAWDLLDGVFAPVHSPSTRLGLEFLGLTADAAPTGTARGSFLEVGCGTGLIAVCAALHGHERVVAADINTAAVRNAELNIARHGVADRVRAVHSDLFSALPAGERFDTVFWSSNYVLAPAGYRYRHDHERAYVDPGYATHRRFLAEVLDRTAPGGRALLHFSSRGDMDLLRRLAGETGTKLVELAATVIVEGDDPVSHYLLRITR
- a CDS encoding helix-turn-helix domain-containing protein, producing MSEERIRELFDGALGYLRLLAAEAHPSRFDEPVDAARRSGADDRTLAELEQVRRLALEVQANYDRRQERDMRHAALLDVARELIHPHDFGELLRLTCRRARTLCSLDMAYISLYDPATGASTVQAVDGHCSALTPGFTVPPNGGLGNAAASTGAPNWTSDYLKDTTFKHSPQIDSTVRAEGLRALIAVPLHSNGTQLGALYAGHRAVRHFTPDEVAQMGMLGEMAAAALEAMKWVEGVKARAQDAARDARAVERELRAVQRLARAHAALLDQVADGAGPRHLLTAVAELLDGWVLLEDADGNTWGSAGRPPQMPADPAALRAVSLEAHADRWVVACGADHWVAPVFADRTQLGQLVLHRATPLDEEGSRLMYACARVLALVMRRRVGPHDPAAREELLEALLTPGPGSANRARGQARTLGLDLSEPHVVLAARPADGLTDRVRAWARAYAQDRQGLHVCHDDHVVLLLPGDDAVAAGHATTARAATAGCPVTVGADGPVTDPEAVAPAYRRATRALDALATLGASSCVASAEDLGSLTMLLTDERDVDGFVRHTIGPVLDFDAQRSADLVVTLDSYFLSGGSPTRAAEQLFIHPNTVSRRLERVTDLLGTGWQEPARSLEIQLALRLHRIRQSLQSAHPPVSSGTSDAA